The following coding sequences lie in one Anomaloglossus baeobatrachus isolate aAnoBae1 chromosome 7, aAnoBae1.hap1, whole genome shotgun sequence genomic window:
- the LOC142245670 gene encoding dual specificity protein phosphatase 14-like: MPLQLPTMNFRSHRLLRRSPPPAPALSTKPTAAGGASSTGLSSLSSIAQISPCLYLSSGNAAGSRQLVYARNVTCIVNATLEIPNSNWPDVDYIKVPVPDLPHAPLALYFDSVADRIHQNGKRNGRTLVHCVAGVSRSATLCIAYLMKYHRLSLLDAHQWVKTRRPVVRPNAGFWQQLIQYEKKLFGKNTVRLVPSPLGLIPDIYERETRNLIPVWGFR; the protein is encoded by the coding sequence ATGCCCCTGCAGTTGCCCACCATGAATTTCCGCAGTCACCGGCTCCTACGCCgctccccccccccagccccggctCTGTCCACCAAACCCACGGCGGCGGGGGGAGCGTCCAGCACCGGACTGTCCAGCCTGAGCAGCATCGCCCAGATCAGCCCCTGCCTCTACCTCTCCAGCGGGAACGCGGCGGGCAGCCGGCAGCTCGTCTACGCCCGCAACGTCACCTGCATCGTCAACGCCACGCTGGAGATTCCCAACTCCAACTGGCCAGACGTGGATTACATCAAAGTGCCGGTGCCGGACCTGCCGCACGCCCCGCTCGCCCTCTACTTTGATTCGGTGGCGGATCGGATCCACCAGAACGGGAAGCGAAACGGCAGGACATTGGTGCACTGTGTGGCGGGGGTCAGCCGCTCCGCCACGCTCTGTATCGCCTATCTGATGAAGTACCACCGCCTGTCACTACTGGACGCCCACCAGTGGGTGAAGACCCGGAGGCCGGTGGTGCGGCCCAACGCCGGCTTCTGGCAGCAGCTGATCCAGTACGAGAAGAAGCTCTTCGGTAAAAACACGGTGAGGCTGGTGCCGTCTCCGCTCGGACTCATCCCCGACATCTACGAGCGGGAAACCCGCAACCTCATCCCCGTCTGGGGCTTCAGATGA